A single window of Methylacidimicrobium sp. AP8 DNA harbors:
- a CDS encoding nitrogen fixation protein NifQ, which yields MLLRGMFLHVLRRFASAGAYPCVPRLGLAEPTFGRLLAACEVEGISEPSGGIVPEDFWDLASLLTASGDGSEETRWVAHAIAAGCLADDHLWRDLGLPDRRALTRLLERYFRPLRERNVGEMRWKKFFYKELCEQAGFRACKAPSCGECSDYAMCFGKE from the coding sequence GTGCTCCTTCGGGGCATGTTCCTGCACGTCCTTCGGCGGTTCGCGTCTGCGGGCGCCTACCCCTGCGTCCCGCGCCTCGGGCTGGCGGAGCCGACGTTCGGCCGGCTGCTCGCAGCCTGCGAGGTCGAGGGGATTTCGGAGCCTTCGGGGGGGATAGTGCCGGAGGATTTTTGGGACCTTGCGTCTCTCTTGACCGCGTCGGGGGACGGATCGGAAGAGACGCGATGGGTGGCGCATGCAATCGCTGCGGGCTGTCTGGCGGACGACCACCTCTGGCGGGATCTTGGCCTGCCGGATCGGAGGGCGCTCACCCGGCTCTTGGAGCGCTACTTTCGGCCGCTGCGGGAGCGGAACGTCGGTGAGATGCGTTGGAAGAAGTTCTTTTACAAGGAGCTTTGCGAGCAGGCCGGATTTCGGGCTTGCAAGGCGCCCAGTTGTGGGGAATGCAGCGATTACGCGATGTGTTTTGGGAAGGAATAG
- a CDS encoding sulfurtransferase — MTTIGYAHPEKLVETEWLAEHLNDPGIRIVESNEDVLLYDTGHIPGAVHIDWRSDLQDPVVRDYISPEAFAALCRRNGIAPDTTCIFYGDKSNWWACYALWAFELFGHRNSKILNGGRDKWIREGRPLTREKPSYPETNYPVPTARRDGEIRAFYEQTLAHQRAGLPLIDVRSPGEYTGELLHMPEYPQEGALRGGHIPGAKNVPWKMAVKEDGTFKPVDELRKIYEGDCGLKPDSDTIVYCRIGERSSHTWFVLTYLLGHTKVRNYDGSWTEWGNKVGAPIARP, encoded by the coding sequence ATGACGACGATTGGGTACGCGCATCCGGAAAAGTTGGTCGAGACCGAATGGCTTGCCGAACACCTGAACGATCCGGGCATCCGCATCGTGGAGAGCAACGAGGACGTGCTGCTCTACGATACGGGGCATATCCCGGGGGCCGTCCATATCGACTGGCGGAGCGATCTCCAGGATCCGGTGGTACGGGACTATATTTCGCCGGAAGCCTTCGCCGCCCTCTGCCGGCGAAACGGGATTGCTCCGGATACCACCTGCATCTTTTACGGGGACAAATCGAACTGGTGGGCCTGCTACGCCCTTTGGGCGTTCGAGCTCTTCGGTCATCGGAACTCGAAGATCCTCAACGGAGGCCGGGACAAGTGGATCCGCGAGGGCCGGCCGCTTACCCGGGAAAAGCCTTCCTATCCCGAGACGAACTACCCGGTGCCGACCGCGCGTAGGGATGGGGAGATCCGCGCTTTCTACGAACAGACGCTCGCCCACCAGCGTGCAGGGCTTCCTCTGATCGACGTGCGGAGCCCGGGCGAATACACCGGCGAGCTCCTCCACATGCCCGAGTATCCGCAGGAAGGAGCGCTTCGCGGCGGCCATATCCCCGGGGCGAAGAACGTGCCCTGGAAGATGGCGGTCAAGGAGGACGGCACGTTCAAGCCGGTCGACGAGCTCCGGAAGATCTACGAAGGGGATTGCGGGCTGAAGCCCGACAGCGACACGATCGTCTACTGCCGGATCGGCGAGCGGTCGAGCCACACCTGGTTCGTGCTCACCTATCTGCTCGGTCACACGAAGGTGCGCAACTACGACGGATCGTGGACCGAGTGGGGCAACAAGGTCGGGGCGCCGATAGCGCGGCCTTAG